ACTATATCAACTCAGTGGAGCAAGGGGTCGAAGAATCGTTACAAAACGGTTTGCTCGCCGGCTATCCAATGATTGATGTAAAGGCGCGTTTGTATGACGGGTCCTACCATGATGTGGATTCAAATGAAATGGCATTTAAAATTGCCGCCTCCATGGCGCTTAAAGAAGCAAAATCAAGATGTGAACCTGTCTTGCTCGAACCGTTGATGAAAGTTGAAATCATCGTTCCGGAAGAATACATGGGCGATGTTATGGGTGACATTACATCACGACGCGGTCGAGTGGAAGGAATGGGCGCCCGAGGAAACGCACAAATCATCAGTGCTTTCGTGCCACTTGCAGAGATGTTTGGATATGCGACAAATCTTCGTTCAAACACACAAGGACGCGGAACATATTCGATGTTCTTTGATCATTATGCGGAAGTGCCGAAGAGCATTTCTGAAGAGATCATTAAAAAGAACACCGGTGAATAATTCACTTCTTTAGAATGAAAAGCCTAGAAAGTAGATCAACGATCATGCTTTCTTGCTATATAAAAAACCTTAATTAAGGGAGGAACATTTCAATGGCAAAAGAAAAATTTGATCGGTCGAAAACACACGCCAATATCGGCACAATCGGGCACGTAGACCATGGGAAAACAACGCTGACTGCAGCGATTACAAAAGTGCTTCACGAGCAATCCGGCACAGGTACTGTCATGGAATATGACGCAATCGATGGTGCACCGGAAGAAAAAGAACGTGGCATTACGATCGCAACTTCCCACGTTGAGTATGAAACAGAAGATCGTCACTATGCACACGTGGATTGCCCGGGACACGCAGACTACGTGAAAAACATGATCACAGGTGCCGCGCAAATGGACGGATCCATCCTAGTTGTATCCGCCGCTGACGGTCCGATGCCGCAAACACGTGAGCACATCTTGCTTTCCCGTAACGTCGGTGTACCGTCCATCGTTGTCTTCCTTAACAAAGTAGACCAGGTAGACGACGAAGAGCTACTTGAACTCGTTGAAATGGAAGTGCGCGATCTACTATCCGAGTATGACTTCCCGGGAGACGACATCCCAGTTGTATCCGGATCCGCGTTGAAAGCTCTTGAAGGAGATGAAGAGCACACGCAAAAAATCCTCGACTTGATGCAAGAAGTCGACAATTATATTCCAACGCCGGATCGTGACACAGACAAGCCATTCATGATGCCGGTGGAGGATGTTTTCTCTATCACTGGCCGTGGTACGGTTGCAACCGGCCGTGTTGAACGTGGCATGTTAAACTCTGGTGATGAAGTAGAAATTCTCGGTATTACGGAAGAGTCTAGAAAAACCACCGTTACAGGTGTAGAGATGTTCCACAAAATCCTGGACTATGCCGAAGCTGGCGACAACATCGGCGCATTGTTGCGTGGTGTTAACCGTGAACAAATTACACGCGGGCAGGTACTTGCGAAGCCAGGTTCCATCACTCCGCATACAGAATTTAAAGCAGAAGTTTATGTCCTTTCAAAAGATGAAGGTGGTCGCCATACGCCGTTCTTCCAAAATTATCGTCCGCAATTCTACTTCCGTACAACGGATGTTACCGGTGTAATTGATCTTCCTGAAGGCGTGGAAATGGTTATGCCCGGCGACAACATCGAAATGACCGTGTCACTTATTCAACCGATTGCTATCGAGGACGGAACAAGATTCTCGATTCGTGAAGGTGGACGTACCGTAGGTTCCGGTGTTGTAACAGAGATCTTGAAGTAAACCAAAAAAGAGCATCCCGCAAGGGGTGCTCTTTTGTACGATAAATGTTATCCGTGTTTATAGGATTATAGCAAAAAAAACTAAGATTTTTGCCATTTTGCAAAAGTCAAGTCTTTCTAATGGATCTTAAACAAGCATTTATTCAAGAAACATTGTAAAACACCTATCTTCGGCTGAAAGGACAAAACTTTCATATTCCCCCGGAAGATGTCCGCGTAGAAATCACAGCTTATTTCGATTCCGATTAAGGTGAAGATAGCGTTATCCTTTTCCCGACGGCCCAATTGTAAGGTCACTTACTCACAGTTCAAGCGGGACACTTCTTGATTGAGGGTTTGTTTAACCTATAACACGTAAATAAAAAAGATCAGCAAGTATGCTTATTCGAGTGCTTGCCGCTTTTTATGGATATGAAATGACCATAATGGATGGCTGCCCCTGCGTGGAATAAACAAAATGCGTTAAAATGCAACTTTGCACTTGCAATCAGTATTTGTTGCCTTTATAATAGTTAGGTGTGACAAACAAGGTGGGTGGAGGCCAACACATACGGACCTCCCCTTTTTGATTGTCGAGCGAAGAAGTGGAAGGTTGCCCGACACACCCGGCCCCTTTGCCATGGCGGGTGGGGGAATTTTCACGGAGCCAGTCTGATAATCAGACGAAAAGGAGGGTTAAACATGGCAAACGAGAAAATCCGAATTCGATTAAAGGCGTATGATCATAGAATCCTTGATCAATCTTCCGCAAAAATTGTGGAAACCGCGAAGCGTTCCGAAGCAAAAGTTTCAGGACCGGTGCCTCTTCCGACAGACCGGTCGGTGTACACCGTTATCCGCGCAACGCACAAATTTAAGGATTCACGCGAGCAATTCGAAATGCGCACGCACAAGCGCCTCATCGATATTCTCAGTCCGACGCCGCAAACGGTAGACGCTTTGATGCGTTTAGATCTGCCGTCGGGTGTCGATATTGAGATTAAACTCTAAATGCGATTTAGGGATACAAACCATTTAATATGAAAAAACAGGAGGTGTGACTGATGGCCAAAGGAATCTTGGGTAAGAAGATCGGCATGACGCAGGTGTTTAAAGAGAACGGCGATGTTGTTCCTGTAACTGTCGTTCAAGCAAACCCGAACATTGTCATGCAGTTAAAAACAGAAGCGAATGATGGTTACGATGCGGTTCAGTTAGGCACGGATGATAAAAAAGAAAAAAGTGCCACCAAACCGGAAAAAGGCCATGCTGAAAAAGCAAGCACGGCGCCCAAGCGCTACGTCCGTGAATTTCGCAATATGAATCTTGCAGATCACGAAGTTGGTCAAGAAGTCCGCGTTAATACATTCACATCCGGCGACGTCATCGACGTCACGGGCGTCTCGAAAGGGAAAGGATTTCAGGGTTCGATTAAGCGCCACAATTACGCAATCGGTCCAAAATCACACGGTTCTCGCTACCATCGAGGCTCAGGCGCATTGAGCCCTATTGACACATCTAAAGTGTTCAAAGGGACAAAGCTTCCCGGACAGATGGGCGGCGATCAAGTGACGGTTCAGAACCTTGAAGTCGTACAAATTGATGAAGAACGTAATCTATTGCTTATAAAAGGAAATGTGCCCGGCCCCAAAAAAGGCTATGTAAAGGTACAATCCATGAACCAGTAATGTTTAAAAGAAAGGAGGAACCATCATGCCTAAAGTAACGGTATACAATCAAACCGGCTCGGAAGTCGGGGACGCGGAACTTACCGATGCCGTTTTCGGTATTACACCGAATGAAAGTGTTGTGCACGATGCGGTTGTCATGCAGCAAGCTTCCCTTCGGCAAGGAACTCAAAAAGCTAAAACGCGTTCCGAAGTTCGCGGTGGCGGTGCAAAACCATGGCGCCAAAAAGGAACGGGTCGTGCACGTCATGGATCAAACCGTTCCCCAATATGGACGGGTGGTGGTGTCATTTTTGCACCGACGCCAAGAAATTACGGGTATAAACTTCCGAAAAAGGTCCGTCGTCTCGCGCTTAGATCCGTGCTTTCCGGAAAAGTCCGTGATGAAGAGCTCATCGTCGTCGACGACCTTCAATTTGACGTGCCGAAAACAAAAGAAATGGTGAATGTTCTTTCCAGCCTTTCCGCCGAGCAAAAAACGTTGATTGTCACAGCGGACGATGATGAAAACCTCAAGAAATCCGCGAACAATCTAGAGAATGTAAAAACGATCGATGCTAAAGGTGTAAATGTGCTAGATGTGATTAACAGCGATAAGTTAATCATTACGAAAAAGGCTGTAGAGAGTGTAGAGGAGGTGCTTGGCTAATGGATGCACGCGATGTGATTAAGCGCCCGGTAATTACGGAACGCTCTACAGAGATCATGGATGACAAGAAGTATACGTTTGAAGTGGACATTAAAGCGAATAAAACACAGATCAAACAGGCAATCGAAGAGATCTTTGAAGTAGATGTCGATAAGGTTAACACGATGAATTATAAACGCAAATTTCGTCGTTTCGGCCGTTTCGAAGGTTATAAACCCGCACGAAAAAAGGCGATTGTAACCTTAACCGAGAACAGTGAAGAGATCGAAGTATTTGATGAAGTTTAAGTTTTACAGAAGAGGAGGGAAAACCAATGGCAGTTAAACGCTATAAACCGAAAACAGGCGGGCAACGGTTTATGACCGGGAAAAATTTCTCCGAAATTACAACCGATAGCCCGGAACGGTCATTGCTCGCGCCACATTCCAAAGATGCCGGCCGGAACAATCATGGCCGAATTACGACTCGCCACCAAGGTGGCGGCCATAAACGTAAATATCGGATCATCGATTTTAAACGAAACAAGGACGGGGTTCCGGGTCGAGTAGCAACGATTGAATACGATCCGAACCGCTCGGCGAATATCGCGCTTATTCATTATGTAGACGGAGAAAAACGTTATATTCTTGCTCCTAACGGCCTTAAGGTCGGTAACAATATAACAGCAGGCTCCGATGCAGACATCAAAGTCGGGAATGCGCTTGAAATTAAGGATATCCCGGTGGGCACAACCATTCACAACATTGAAATGAGGCCCGGGAAAGGCGGACAATTGGTACGCGCTGCAGGCGCGCACGCACAAATTCTCGGTCGTGAAGGCAAGTACACGCTTATTCGATTGAAGTCCGGAGAGACCCGTCAGGTTCTATCCACGTGCCGAGCAACGATTGGGCAAGTGGGCAACCTTGAAAACGAACAGATCAATATCGGGAAAGCCGGACGTAATCGTTGGCTGAATAAACGCCCTACTGTCCGCGGTTTTGCCATGAACCCGGATGATCACCCACACGGCGGTGGTGAAGGGAAAGCACCCGTCGGGCTTGATGCCCCCGTATCCCCTTGGGGACAACCGTCCGTTGGATATAAGACGAGAAAAAGAAACAAGCCATCAAACAAGTATATTGTTCAAGGTCGAAACAAAAAGAAAAGAAGATAATCGCGATAGGATTAGCGCCAACACCCTATGCAACCGAAGCGGGGAGGCGCTATTCACACGTCGCACCTATATGAGAAAGGAGGCATTTAAATGGGACGCAGTCTGAAAAAGGGACCATTTGTCGATGATCATTTAATGAAAAAAGTTGAGGCGATGGATGTGAATAACAGCCGTGTGATTAAAACATGGTCACGTCGCTCCACGATATTCCCGAATTTTGTAGGACACACCATCGCTGTCCATGATGGGCGCAAGCATGTGCCTGTTTACATCCAGGAAGACATGGTCGGTCATAAACTGGGAGAATTCGCCCCAACACGAACGTATCGGGGACACGCTAATGACGACAAAAGAACGAGACGACGCTAACAAGAGAGGAGGTACACTTCAATGGAAGCAAAAGCGGTTGCGAAACAGGTTCGTGTCGCTCCTCGAAAAGCACGGATGGTCGTTGACCTGGTGCGCGGCAAAGAAGTCGGAGAAGCCATTTCCATATTGAAACACACACAAAGAGGAGTGTCGCCAACTGTGGAGAAGGTATTGAAATCCGCGATTGCCAATGCGGAGCATAACTATGAAATGGAACCGGAAGATTTGATGATTAGCAAAGCTTACGTGGATGAAGGGGTCACTTTGAAACGTTTTCGCCCGAGGGCGATGGGGCGTGCATCCCGAATCAATAAACGAACAAGTCATATCACGATCATTGTCTCAGAAAAGGAGGAAGGATAAAGCGTGGGTCAAAAAGTTAATCCCATAGGGTTTCGGATTGGCGTAATTCGTGACTGGGAATCAAAATGGTACGCAGAAAAAGAATACGCGACGTTGTTGCATGAGGACGTGAAAATTCGCGAGTATATTGAAGAGCGGCTTAAGGATGCTTCCATATCGTCGATTGAAATTGAACGTGCCGCAAACCGGGTGAACATTAACATTCATACAGCTAAACCCGGTATGGTGATCGGTAAAGGCGGATCTGAAGTTGAGGCATTGCGCAAAAACCTAAATGCTCTTACCGGTAAACGTGTGCACATCAACATCTCCGAGATCAAACAAGCAGATTTGGACGCGAAGCTCGTCGCTGAAAATATCGCGCGTCAGCTGGAAAACCGCGTATCTTTTCGCCGTGCAATGAAACAATCCATCCAGCGTACAATGCGTGCCGGAGCAAAAGGCATTCGTACAGAAGCGAACGGACGTCTCGGTGGAGCAGATATGGCACGCTCCGAGAGCTATAATGAAGGAACTGTTCCCTTGCATACGTTGCGAGCGGACATTGATTTTGGTACAGCAGAAGCAGACACCACATATGGGAAGATCGGTGTGAAAATATGGATATACCGTGGAGAAGTCCTTCCCACGAAAGGTGACCGTACAGACGAAGGAGGCGACTAAACATGTTAATGCCTAAACGCGTGAAATACCGCCGTCAAATGCGTGGACGCATGAAAGGGCGTGCAAAAGGCGGAACGGAAATCTCATTTGGTGAGTATGGCCTGCAGGCCGTGGAAGCATCATGGATTTCGAACCGGCAGATTGAAGCCGCACGTATCGCGATGACTCGTTACATGAAACGTGGCGGTAAAGTTTGGATTAAAATTTTCCCTGATAAACCATATACGTCAAAACCTTTGGAAGTTCGTATGGGTTCCGGGAAAGGTGCCCCGGAAGGTTGGGTAGCCGTTGTTAAACCCGGCAAGATTATGTTTGAAATTGCAGGTGTCAATGAGGAAGTAGCACGAGAAGCATTACGTCTTGCATCCCACAAGCTTCCGATCCAATGCAAGTTTGTGAAACGTGAAGAAATGGGTGGTGAGGCAAATGAAGGCTAAAGAAATTCGGGAAATGACCACGACGGAAATCGAACAAGAATCGAAATCATTAAAAGAAGAATTGTTCAACCTTCGTTTTCAACTGGCAACCGGTCAGTTGGATAACCCCGCCCGCATCCGCAACGTTCGAAAAGCAATCGCCCGTGCCAATACTGTTTTGCGAGAAAGAGAACTTGGCATCAACCGAGTGTGAAAAGGAGGTAGACGATTATGAGTGAACGCAACGACCGAAAAGTACGGATCGGCCGCGTTGTTTCCGATAAAATGGATAAAACAATTACCGTTGTCGTTGAAACGTATAAACGAGATAAACTATACGGCAAGCGTGTCCGTTCTTCAAAGAAATTCAAAGCACATGACGAAAATAATGAAGCGAAAGTAGGCGACACCGTAAGAATCATGGAAACACGTCCGTTGTCCAAAGATAAATACTTCCGCCTCGTTGAAATCGTCGAAGAATCAGTAATTATTTAAGACATCTTTGATTGAAGGGAGGCCGTGAAAATGATCCAGCAA
The Salicibibacter kimchii DNA segment above includes these coding regions:
- the rplV gene encoding 50S ribosomal protein L22, with protein sequence MEAKAVAKQVRVAPRKARMVVDLVRGKEVGEAISILKHTQRGVSPTVEKVLKSAIANAEHNYEMEPEDLMISKAYVDEGVTLKRFRPRAMGRASRINKRTSHITIIVSEKEEG
- the tuf gene encoding elongation factor Tu, which codes for MAKEKFDRSKTHANIGTIGHVDHGKTTLTAAITKVLHEQSGTGTVMEYDAIDGAPEEKERGITIATSHVEYETEDRHYAHVDCPGHADYVKNMITGAAQMDGSILVVSAADGPMPQTREHILLSRNVGVPSIVVFLNKVDQVDDEELLELVEMEVRDLLSEYDFPGDDIPVVSGSALKALEGDEEHTQKILDLMQEVDNYIPTPDRDTDKPFMMPVEDVFSITGRGTVATGRVERGMLNSGDEVEILGITEESRKTTVTGVEMFHKILDYAEAGDNIGALLRGVNREQITRGQVLAKPGSITPHTEFKAEVYVLSKDEGGRHTPFFQNYRPQFYFRTTDVTGVIDLPEGVEMVMPGDNIEMTVSLIQPIAIEDGTRFSIREGGRTVGSGVVTEILK
- the rpsJ gene encoding 30S ribosomal protein S10 produces the protein MANEKIRIRLKAYDHRILDQSSAKIVETAKRSEAKVSGPVPLPTDRSVYTVIRATHKFKDSREQFEMRTHKRLIDILSPTPQTVDALMRLDLPSGVDIEIKL
- the rplC gene encoding 50S ribosomal protein L3, with protein sequence MAKGILGKKIGMTQVFKENGDVVPVTVVQANPNIVMQLKTEANDGYDAVQLGTDDKKEKSATKPEKGHAEKASTAPKRYVREFRNMNLADHEVGQEVRVNTFTSGDVIDVTGVSKGKGFQGSIKRHNYAIGPKSHGSRYHRGSGALSPIDTSKVFKGTKLPGQMGGDQVTVQNLEVVQIDEERNLLLIKGNVPGPKKGYVKVQSMNQ
- the rpsC gene encoding 30S ribosomal protein S3 — encoded protein: MGQKVNPIGFRIGVIRDWESKWYAEKEYATLLHEDVKIREYIEERLKDASISSIEIERAANRVNINIHTAKPGMVIGKGGSEVEALRKNLNALTGKRVHINISEIKQADLDAKLVAENIARQLENRVSFRRAMKQSIQRTMRAGAKGIRTEANGRLGGADMARSESYNEGTVPLHTLRADIDFGTAEADTTYGKIGVKIWIYRGEVLPTKGDRTDEGGD
- the rpsS gene encoding 30S ribosomal protein S19; the protein is MGRSLKKGPFVDDHLMKKVEAMDVNNSRVIKTWSRRSTIFPNFVGHTIAVHDGRKHVPVYIQEDMVGHKLGEFAPTRTYRGHANDDKRTRRR
- the rplW gene encoding 50S ribosomal protein L23, whose product is MDARDVIKRPVITERSTEIMDDKKYTFEVDIKANKTQIKQAIEEIFEVDVDKVNTMNYKRKFRRFGRFEGYKPARKKAIVTLTENSEEIEVFDEV
- the rpsQ gene encoding 30S ribosomal protein S17 — translated: MSERNDRKVRIGRVVSDKMDKTITVVVETYKRDKLYGKRVRSSKKFKAHDENNEAKVGDTVRIMETRPLSKDKYFRLVEIVEESVII
- the rplP gene encoding 50S ribosomal protein L16 yields the protein MLMPKRVKYRRQMRGRMKGRAKGGTEISFGEYGLQAVEASWISNRQIEAARIAMTRYMKRGGKVWIKIFPDKPYTSKPLEVRMGSGKGAPEGWVAVVKPGKIMFEIAGVNEEVAREALRLASHKLPIQCKFVKREEMGGEANEG
- the rplB gene encoding 50S ribosomal protein L2 codes for the protein MAVKRYKPKTGGQRFMTGKNFSEITTDSPERSLLAPHSKDAGRNNHGRITTRHQGGGHKRKYRIIDFKRNKDGVPGRVATIEYDPNRSANIALIHYVDGEKRYILAPNGLKVGNNITAGSDADIKVGNALEIKDIPVGTTIHNIEMRPGKGGQLVRAAGAHAQILGREGKYTLIRLKSGETRQVLSTCRATIGQVGNLENEQINIGKAGRNRWLNKRPTVRGFAMNPDDHPHGGGEGKAPVGLDAPVSPWGQPSVGYKTRKRNKPSNKYIVQGRNKKKRR
- the rplD gene encoding 50S ribosomal protein L4, with the protein product MPKVTVYNQTGSEVGDAELTDAVFGITPNESVVHDAVVMQQASLRQGTQKAKTRSEVRGGGAKPWRQKGTGRARHGSNRSPIWTGGGVIFAPTPRNYGYKLPKKVRRLALRSVLSGKVRDEELIVVDDLQFDVPKTKEMVNVLSSLSAEQKTLIVTADDDENLKKSANNLENVKTIDAKGVNVLDVINSDKLIITKKAVESVEEVLG
- the rpmC gene encoding 50S ribosomal protein L29 gives rise to the protein MKAKEIREMTTTEIEQESKSLKEELFNLRFQLATGQLDNPARIRNVRKAIARANTVLRERELGINRV